A segment of the Colletotrichum destructivum chromosome 3, complete sequence genome:
CGGTCAGCCAAATCGCGGCAGAGTCGGTCACGCGCAACCTACGGTGGAGGGACACAGCGAAGTCGCTGCCCCTGTTACAGACTCGGTGGACACCAAGCTCGTCTGCCATGTACGCCACCGCATTCTCTTTGTGTGTTCTTTCAGAGATGACCTTCATTGGTTGCTCTTCGCCACCCTCGGGAAAGGCATATCGGATCTCAGTCAGGTCGCCTTTAAGGATCTTCATGAGGCAGTGGGCGTTGCCGTGGTCATGGATGGGACTGCCTTTGCCTGGGGACCAGACAAGCACAAGCTGTGCTGTGTTAGCTTCAATGTCTGCCACGAAGTCGTGGCCTTCGGCGTCTACTTACGAGGTTGCTCTTGCCGTTgccctcatcgacgaggtTGCGGGTGTATCCCATGCTCTTTTCCGCAAATGCGAACTGTATCCAGTCGCTTTCCTTCGTGTTATACTCCTCCATCAGCTTCATCAGCTcgttgacgtcgacgtcggcggagTCCAACCCCGACGATGGGCCAAGTGCCTCCTTCAGTGCCAACACGAGCTCGTCAAACTGGTTGCTGTTGTGTTTGAGGTCATGCCCGAAGGCGGAGGTGATCTTGGTCAGGATGTCGAGGGCCATGGCTACGGATTCTATGAACTTGGCTGTTGCTCTGGATGGTGTTGAGTTGTTGAGTGGTTGTGGTGCGGGGTTTCGACTCTTTTTTGTTCGTCGGTGATACGATCTGTCCGGTCACCAGGTCTGGCTGGCATGCCTGACGGACATGGGCGGGCCTGGCGGAACTACTGGTTGATCCGACCTCGGACGGTGGGTCGTCCTGTTGTGCCTATCTTTCTCTTTGAGACAGGGTCAAATTGTCCACGTTGCTCGAGCTTCGGGTGCTTTTTCGGCGACCATTTCTACGGTTGGCGGAAGGGTCCCCAAAAATGCGCGTTTCTGGTTGGACGAGACAGCTACCGGTCAACTCAAGTGATCCCGGCAAAGCCGCTGATAGGCGACGGGCGGCCCCGATAGGTGCGTGGTCAGATGGTCAACGATAAGACGAAATGGGTTTGGTTAGAGTTTCGCGGTGCAATCTAGTGGAATTACAGATTTTATGGCCTACTCGCTTTGATGCTGATTCTGTGCAAAACGTGAGATTTGACTATACCTGATTCCCATTTTCTCTGGTCAATTGGCTGGACCCGCTCTAATGACCCTGGCCGACAACCGCATCGTTTTGTAGTCAGCTGGGCGGA
Coding sequences within it:
- a CDS encoding Putative cysteine dioxygenase type I, rmlC-like cupin domain superfamily, rmlC-like jelly roll, yielding MALDILTKITSAFGHDLKHNSNQFDELVLALKEALGPSSGLDSADVDVNELMKLMEEYNTKESDWIQFAFAEKSMGYTRNLVDEGNGKSNLLVLVWSPGKGSPIHDHGNAHCLMKILKGDLTEIRYAFPEGGEEQPMKVISERTHKENAVAYMADELGVHRVCNRGSDFAVSLHLYTPPNVAKGGCNIFNEKTSKSSHVAKCGYYSAYGRRLPTQ